GCGTGTGCATCTTATAGTTAAATAGAGATGTAAAGCCTATTTgtaatagaattaatttattttgtctcaatTAAAGTTGGGGTTAGATTtgggacaacacctaaagttcgtgcttttttttagacaaaataaagttctgccagatttgggacaaccCCTAAAGTTCGtctttttttagacaaaataaagtttgggCCAGATTTGGGATAACACATAAAGTTcatgcttttttatggaattgaccCTCTAATAAAAGAGACGTTAGTCTTCTGTTTTCTTcccagcttttttttttgttctaaattaaGCCACTTATATATCTTTTATTAGCTTATAGAATTGTACTCTATTTAATCATCTAACCATACTATTTGCTTCCATTTACTTCATATTTGCTTCTGTTCATTTCATATgcacttaaattaacatttATTATGATGCGTTCATGTGGACACGATAATTCTCACTATAATTCGATAATGTACAATCAAATCTCCCTCTAATAAGATTTCTTTTGAATACATCTTAAATGATACATTCACATCATACTCAATCAAAGCTAATCTGTACGAAACTTTCGGACTTAATGAGAAGGCATTAGAATTAATCTTAAAATGTTGGTCTGTATAATACCTAACGTAGACAATTCCACAATTATGATGATGATCTTATTTTTATCTTAACTGAAATCATATCTTCGGTTTTAGGAAATATTGTTTTAAGGTAAAAGATAGGAGACAATTTGATTAAGGCATCTTCTGCTCATTTGATAGaagggataataatataaatagtCCATGTACTTTGGCCTAATACGCAATGTagtctttaaaattttaatttatttaatgtgatttctgaatttattcaatgtgattcatggacttttgatacatattcaatttagtctctaAACTATATTAAAGTGTTCAATATTACCCTTCTACTAATACATGTTTAggaataatattaaatattttcatataattgatGGACGAAATTGAACATGAaccaaaagttcatggatcacattAAACACCATAAGACATTTTAAAGTAAAGTTCAgggatcatattaaacaaattaaatattaagaGGTCATGTTGCatatttagccaaaatttaaggatcatttttatcatttttccttgatAGAATGAAAAATACATCTTGACCGTTCAATTTCATGGAGTACTAGAGGCCTAAATGAAGAATGATATAGATAGGAACTttgaaattggagaaatttactaaaaaagtcataaacctattatgaTTAtgacaatttagtcctaaactctttttcttttcttttttgtcaatttaatcataaaccttttgtaattataccaatttagtccattcagCCAAATTCGGTTGGTCGACACTCATGTAAATGTTTGGTCGATACTAACGTGGACAAtcttcaataatattttattttttggaactttttttttctttttttttttctttttccctttttttccttttcttcattcttttccttctttccctcccacgatggccggtgaggctcATGGCCCTCACCCAGTgtaggggaaaaaaggaaatgaaggaagaagagaaaaagaaaaagaaataaataaataaaatatataaaaattttgagaaaaataaaatattatctaagATTGTTTACATCAACGTTGGCCAAAGCGTTGGTTAGCGTCTCAGATGGCCGACCAAATTCGGcataattgcaaaaggtttagtGCTAAATTGgcttaaaaaaagtttatgattaaaatgacataattataataaatttaagactttttgggtAATTCTCCCTTGAAATTGTATGGCTTTTTTTCGTCTTTGttaaaaaactaaaaggatTATTCAGAtgcaaacaaaattttcaattaagaaagaaaaatttatgtATGCTGCTCTCATTGTGCCCGAgatgtttccttttcttgtcaTAACCAAAGGGAGAAGTTGATAAATAGGAAGAAATAACgtcataattttcatacaacTCGTACTTTGAAGTCATACTCATAAAAAAGCATTCACTTAAGTGGATGCATTAGTGTACCCAAAAAATTGTCTCCTACCCACTCGAAATCTAACTCAAAACTATTAGCTCCTCTTTTGCCACCACATGCTATTGCTCGAATCTGATTGGATCCTCAACTCACCAATATCGGGATCGAACATGTCAAAACCATGATCCGTCACACGTCACCTTGGCCCAGGCTAATCATCGTGCGAAAAGTATCATctctttgaaaggaaaaaaaaatttgtgaaacTTGACACATAGTGATCCGCTTGAGTGGATAGAAATGTGGTGCTCCGAAGGCACCTAAAAGTTTGTCAGGGGCACTCTCAACAGTGATTACACCCAACTTCGGGTAGTTCGGCATGCCAAtggctttttgcttttttccaaGGACGACGTGATCATGATCATGAGCTCGTTCCATAAGCGAAGGCACACAGATCAACCACCCACCCACCCATAAAACTATTTTTGCAGAGTTTTCACTCTGGATTCCATGTCAGCTTATCAGCTCTAAGCTGTACTCACCTGCTGACACCTAAGTAACATTGTCGACTCATGGATTTGTATTATATCTATTCACATGTATCCCTCATTCGctaaaagaaactaaaaaagaaaatcataactttattcttcctttttcttcaatgTTGAGCTATAAAGTGTACTTGGTGTAGCTGGTTTAGTCACTTTCTGTTAGTATTTAAAGTTCAAAACTTGGATGCATAAGAGAATGCCCTTGACCCGCAAGCAGAAGAAGGCAAATGAGGAGAGGTTATCGCCATGCTGGAGAAGCAGGGCACATGCGGAAATTGATCACATCTTTGAATTGATGATCTGAACAGAAAACCATGCATGTGCTCTGGCTCTCCAGCTTGGCTTCTTTTCCTATCTTGACTCCAGCAAAATGATGATAACATTGAGCAAATGCTGGAAATTTATCAGGTAAGTAACATTTCCTTTTAGCAAGGTATTTCATTTTAGGATGTTTTGAGTACTTTACATGACATGAAAATACATTCAGTAAAAGTCATTTCTTGTGCTCATATGAGAAAGCAACCAGGAAAATGTCTGCTAGATTATGAGACCCTTCAAACATATATATTCaagaattggaaaataatttaatgaACATCAGATAGAGTTAGCTGAATCACCAATAACATTGGTTGGATTCTCAGAGTATCAAGCAATGCCACATTGATTGTCATAACTTATACATAAGCAGAAGCAGGCAGACAAGCTTTTACAACATCATCCAGTTTGCCTGATTTTAACCACGATCAGATCTGGTCTCTAGAGCTGTCGCAGCTGACTCGACGTGTACGAGCAAAGAAGAGTACACCTTCTGCTTTAGTCTATCAACAGTCTCCAATTGGAGTCCGCTGTTTTGAGATTGTAATTTGCCTCTGAATCTATCCAACCATTCGCTTGCTTGCTTCAGCTGTGATAACGTGACAGCAATATGGTTATTCTTTGTCTCAGCCCGTCGTCCAAAAGCATCCTTGCCTTTGCTTTCAGGGGCACTGGCACGAAATCCAGTGTCCAACACTCCTTCCAGGAATTTTAAGAACCAACATTCTGTTTCCTGTAAGAGGGTTTGTCTCATCTCTTTAATCTCTCTAGCACCATCCCCTTTTGCCCATTCCAGTTTCTCAGTCACGGTTATCTCAAGATTAGGCTTTGAGGACTTTAATATACCTCTTCCAGGAGTTGTGACTCCATTGTTGTTAGGTTTCTCGATTTTTGTAGTGGGAGAATGAGAAGATAACGGAAGCACAGTATTTCTTAGCAATGTCGACTGGTTTAATTGGTCGATTAGTTGATGGAGTGTAAAAAACTTGGTAAGCGAACCATGGGGGTCCTCTGCAGCAGTAGACGAGGAGAGATCCACAAACATGCTGGGCAAACGAAAGGGtctctaaaaattttaatgatgAACATGCAACAACTTACGAAAAGTATTTCCTTAATAACAACAATTACCTGAGGCACTTAATCAAAGTGCCAGCTGCTGATGCCTCCTTTTGAGCTTCTGCTGCTACTAAAGAAGCAACATTTCTCCTTTTGAGCATCTCCTACAGAAATGAGAATGAACTATCAGGCAAAATAATGCAAGTTCGCAGATACTTTGTGTATccccatttttcaaataatttgtaACAAAAGCATGCTTCTGTTGGTAAGTGCTCTACTTGGAATTGGTACTTATGCAGAACGCTAGAACAGTTTCTTTTAAGCCTGTCGAACAGACAAGAGCCATGATGAGTTCAATTCTCAGACGTCCCTGGACTGGACAATTACATCAGTTAAAATTGCTCAAAaacatagtgaaatccagcaggtggaggaggaaaaaggagtACCTTTCCAGATTTCAAAAGGCTGGGAGGGAGAGAGGCCCACATCATTGACTCGGAGGAGTAAATCCTTTCTTTATTGACAGGAGGCAGATTTGCGTGCATGTTTTCTTGCTTACTTATAGCACGTTTAGGCATGCTCTTCAGAGGTGCAGCGGCATCCCTCATGTTGGGTATCAGAGCATCTGGCTTCAATGCAAGGGCCTCAGGACGACTTCTAGGAGGAGTAGATGGACGTGTCTGCAATGCTAGCATCATTAAACTGTTTATTTTCTCAGTTTTCAAAATCACGGCATCAGAAAACAATTAGAAGGACTAGTGACTTTGACAAAGGAAATACAGCTTCGCCAGATGGCAGATTCAGTTGTGCGTCACCCGAGCTCTCACGTTACCCCATCTGATATAAACTCCTAGAGTACTTCCTAGTACGCCTATGTGGATACCTAGAAGCTAAAGTTTTAGAAAGGGAACAATTCTAACTTCTGTTGCATTCATTTTCAGGCCAAATCAGACTAATTCCAAATCCCAAAAACAGGACAAACTTATGATGGGAGTTATCATCAAGGGCATTCCGTTAGTTTTATAAGAACACGCCTTTGTTTACCAGTAGCATATTAAGAGCTCTGAAGGTCATCTTGAACTATGGCAGATGCCTTCGAAATTGTATAAGACCGATAGATTGGACTCAATGGAGTCCATATACAAACCTGATCTTTAAGCTCTGGCTGTTTGCATCTTGCTAAGCCAGCCCTTTTTCCAGACCCCCCATTCTCACTTTCACATGCCTTCCCTCCATTTGAATCGGATTCACCAACTTTGTGGGACACTAAAACACCCTGCATGTACCTTGATGCGACAGCcaccttttcttctttgataACAAACTTCTGTTTCACGGTttcatctttctcttttctttctgtttGCTCATTCAATTTGGTGCTACTAATTGCTTCACCTTGCAATGGACTAGGCCCTTCAGGTGGCTCTAATATTTGCATCAAGTCTTTTGGATTTCCCACAAAGGGATTCCTCCCAGGAATCGGTCTTACCCCGACTAGTATAGGCACAGGTGTGCCTGCTTCGGCTCGATCAACATAAAAGAACTGGCCTAGTTGCAACTTGTTGTTCAGAATGAGTTCATTGTCTTCTTTTGATAGCGAGACGTATGTGGAGTGAGAGGAATCAGATACTTTCACAAAGAACCCTTGGTTAGGCCACAGTTCTGATCCACTTAAGGCCGGCACGATGCTAATGACTTGTAGGAGGACAGATCGATATTCTCCACGAACTTTGACATTGGAGTGTATGCTCTGAAGGAGCTTTAGAAGCACTCCTGGCGTAAGGGATGCCATTTATCTTATCTTTTGCTCCCCAGAAATGAATAAGATCTCCTGCAGAGATAGGTTGGGTCAAGCTCAGAACAAGTCTAGCTTTGCAAGGCTCCCTAGCTAATACATACCAGCACAAGCACGCATGCGAAGGGGACAATTTAACAAGCACATCAACCTGCCAGACATTAGCAGTCTTTTGGTTTCGGTTAGCAAGCAAATATCCAGAATTTGAGCTGGAAGATGGTTATGATTCTGAAGAAATCATTTAAGGGAATCATTTAAGGAAAAACTTAGCAAAACTTTATCCAGAGTCCAGTTATGACTGAAAGA
The window above is part of the Eucalyptus grandis isolate ANBG69807.140 chromosome 6, ASM1654582v1, whole genome shotgun sequence genome. Proteins encoded here:
- the LOC104449411 gene encoding uncharacterized protein LOC104449411; this encodes MASLTPGVLLKLLQSIHSNVKVRGEYRSVLLQVISIVPALSGSELWPNQGFFVKVSDSSHSTYVSLSKEDNELILNNKLQLGQFFYVDRAEAGTPVPILVGVRPIPGRNPFVGNPKDLMQILEPPEGPSPLQGEAISSTKLNEQTERKEKDETVKQKFVIKEEKVAVASRYMQGVLVSHKVGESDSNGGKACESENGGSGKRAGLARCKQPELKDQTRPSTPPRSRPEALALKPDALIPNMRDAAAPLKSMPKRAISKQENMHANLPPVNKERIYSSESMMWASLPPSLLKSGKEMLKRRNVASLVAAEAQKEASAAGTLIKCLSMFVDLSSSTAAEDPHGSLTKFFTLHQLIDQLNQSTLLRNTVLPLSSHSPTTKIEKPNNNGVTTPGRGILKSSKPNLEITVTEKLEWAKGDGAREIKEMRQTLLQETECWFLKFLEGVLDTGFRASAPESKGKDAFGRRAETKNNHIAVTLSQLKQASEWLDRFRGKLQSQNSGLQLETVDRLKQKVYSSLLVHVESAATALETRSDRG